GCCCGTCGTGACCGTCCGCTCTTCCCGCTCGGAATCGCGTTGGATGATCACACGGACGTCTGACACCGGTCTCTCCTGACTGAAGGGCTTCTCGCGCTGATGCGGAGGAGCATCGCGTTGCCATGCTCCTCCGGTGCGATCCTACCGAGCCCCGGGGGTCCACCGCGAAACGGTTACGGCGGGGGCCGCGCCGGGCGGCGGGCGGGGCGCGGTGGGTGCGGTGCCGGAGGGAGGGGGCCGGCGGGGCCGGGAGGGTGGCGTGTGCGCGGGCGAGGCGCAAGGGGCGTCCGGGGTGGGTGATTTCCTGTTCCGGGTCGTTGAACTGCAAAGGCTCCTGCCCGTGTTGGTCTCTTCCGGCGTACGGGGCAAACGGCCCGGGTATCACCGAACCGGACATCAGTTGCCGCGGGTGGGCGAGGAGTTGGTGCGGGTGGCGGGCTGGTACGAGGGGCCGTTGGCGGCCTTCGACACCGAGACGACGGGTGTGGACGTCGAGAGTGACCGGATCGTGTCGGCCGCGGTGGTGGTGCAGGAGGCGTCGGGTGCCCGGCCGCGACTGCGGCGGTGGCTGGTGAATCCGGGGGTGCCGGTGCCCGCGGCGGCCACGGCCGTGCACGGGCTGGGCGAGGAGCAGCTGCGGCGCAACGGGCGGTGGCCCGCGCCGGTGATGCGGGAGATGGCCGACGAGCTGCAGTTCCTGGCCGCGGCCGGGCGACCGCTGGTGGTGCTGAACGCGCCGTTCGGCCTGACGCTGCTCGACCGGGAGCTGCGCCGGCACCGGGCCTCGTCGCTGGACCGGTGGTTCGCCGCGTCGGCGCCGTTGCGGGTCCTTGATCCGCGGGTGCTGGACAAGCAGCTGGACCGCTACCGCAAGGGCCACCGCACGCTGGCGGATCTGTGCGCGCACTACGAGGTGACGGTGGAGGGGGCGCACGACGCGGCGGCCGACGCCCTCGCCGCGCTGGAGGTGGTACGGGCGCTGGGGCGCCGTTTCGCCACGCGGCTGGAGCGGCTCAGTCCCGCGGAGCTGCACACCTTGCAGGGCGGCTGGCACGCGGCGCAGGCGCGGGGGCTGCAGGCGTGGTTCGCCCGGACGGGGTCCGAGGAGTGGGCGGATCCGGCGTGGCCGTTGCGGCGGGACCTGCCTGCGGCGGCGTAGGACACCACGCCGCCGCAGGCGGGTCACCAGGAGCCGCCGCCTCCGCCCCCGTCCCCGCCGCCCACGTCCGACCCGCCGCCGAAGCCGCCCCCGCCGCCTCCGCCACCGCTGCTGGACGAGGACGACGGCGGCGGGGCGCTGGACAGCGAGGAGGCGGTGATCAGGCCCAGGGCGTAGCCGGGCAGGAAGTTCGAGGTGCGGGAGGAGCCGCCCGCGGTGGCGGCCTGCGGCTCGGCGATGTGCTGCCACTCGTCCGCCATGCCCAGGGCCACCGCCCAGGCGGTGTGCACCGCGAGGTGTCCGTCGTCCGGGTCCGCCGGTTCCCGGCGGGCGGAGGGGTCCGCGAGGTGGCGCCGGAACGCCTCGACGCGGAGCCAGAGTTCGGAGCCGCGCGGGCTGCGGCTGCGCAGTTCCCAGGACCGCAGCCACAGCGCGAAGCCGGCGCCGACGGCGAGCAGGCCCGGCAGGAGGACGTACCAGCCGGAGGAGTGCCGGCCGCCGAGCAGATAGGCCCCGACGGCCGCCAGGACGAAGCCGAGCGGAGTGGCGACGATACCGGCGGTGCGTGCGACCTCGGCGAGGCGGGTGGTTCTCCCGTCCCAGAGGTCGCTGGTGCGCTGCCAGTCGAACAACTCACGGGAGAGTCGCTGCCAGCCCGATGTGAAGACCTGGTCCCGGGTGCCCAGCATGAACGCGGTGCGTCCGCCGAAAATGCCGTCGAGGAGGCTGTCGACGAGCGGGTCGTCCGCGGGGGCGGTCCGTTCCCGGCGGATCAGCCAGGGTCGCTGCGGGTCGCCCGTGATGGTGAGGTGTCCGTCGGCCGCGAGACCGAACAGCCAGGCCACCTGGTGGTGTTTCTCGACGCGTTCGGCGAGCAGGATGCCGCCCTGGGCCGGGGTGATGCCCTCCGGGGGCACGGAGGACGGGGTGAGCCGGGCGGCGAGCCGTTCCAGGGAGACCCGCCGCACCCGGCCGGGCGTGCCGTCGGGCGACTCGCGGACGATGCGGTCGCGGCCGAGGAACTTCAGCGCGAGGACGGTGCCGATTGCGAGGCCCAGGGTGAGGACGAACGCCAGCGAGGCCAGCCAGAAGGAGCCGTGCGCGGAGGTGCCGACGGCCGCCCCGGAGGGTGCCGCGGGCAGGGCGGGGCCGCCCCCGGTCAGTTCCGCTCCGTTCGTGGCGTAGAGGGTGACGCCCTCATGCCCCGTGAGCCGGTCGAGGGCGATGTCGATTCCGCCCGGTCCGGTGGCGCGGGCGGTGCAGGGGTCCTCGGAGCCGTTGGAGCCGTGCACACAGCGTGTGGGGGTGAGCCGGTACGGCGCCACGACGTGGATGTCGACGTTGGCGCGGTCGACCTGCCATCCGGTGCCGACGGCGTCCCAGGCGATCTTGCCCCGCTTCACGACGTCCGTGAGCGTGTACTGGACGCGGTAGCGGTGCAGGCCGGTCACGGAGCCGTCCGGGTCGCCCACCTTGATCCGCTCGGCGAGCTCCCGTTGGCCGTCGGGCTTCTGGTAGTAGTCGCCCACGTCGAACTCCCACGGGACCCGGTGGCCGTCCATGGTGACGGCGACCTTGGCCGTGTCCTCGGAGAGGTCGGGTATGTCGCGGTAGATGCCGTGCCGGGTGGTGTCGGGCGAGCCGAAGTCGTAGTCGATCACCTCGGTGACGCGCATGCTGCCGTCGGTGCGGACCTCGGCGCCGACCCACAGGGTGGTGACGCGCTCCGCGTTCCCGGTCGCGCGGAACAGCGCGACGACGCCGGCGAGCAGCAGGACGAGGAAGAAGGTCTTGACCCAGGTGAAGCGCCTGCGTCTGCGGGCCGGCGTCCGCATCCGTCCCGTCGTCCTGGTGCCGTGCACAGTGCTCATGAGAAACCCCCCTGCGATCGCGGGGGCCTCCCCTGCCCCCGCCAAGATCATGAGGGTAACCCGGCCGGAAGAAGACGGTAAGGGCCGGGCCGCGACGGCGGCCCGGCCCTTTGCCGGTGGGCGATACTGGGTTCGAACCAGTGACCTCTTCGGTGTGAACGAAGCGCTCTCCCGCTGAGCTAATCGCCCGGGAACGCAGTGAACAATACAGGTCCCCGTGCGTTTCGTTCAAACCGCTTGGCGGCCGCCGTCGAGGTACGCGAGGAGGCCGCGTCGTCCGGCCCGCATCATCAGCCGGTGGTTGGCGAGGAACACCGGGCGTCCGGGCACGGCGAACCGCCTGAGCAGGGCCTTGTGCACCTCGACCACCTGGTCGTAACGGGCCAGGGTGCCGGCGCCCTCGGCGGTCACCGTCCAGCGGGCCCAGCCGTCGATGTCGCCGGTCATGGCCGTCTGCAGGACGCCTGCCGCACGGTCGCGCCGTACGGCGTGGGCGGTGAACGTGAGGTCGTAGGGCAGGACGGAGCGGATGCGCAGGACTCCGCTCGTGTCGTCGCGACGGGTGACCTCGCGGACCTGGGGCCACCAGCGGGGGTAGTCCTCGACCCGTTCGAGGACCTCGTACGCGGTGCCCGGCGGTACGGGCAGGGGCCACAGACTGCGGAAGCGGTACCGGGTCCAGTCCATGGGGGCAGTCTGCCCGCACCGGGGTGGTCTACGACGGCATGCGATCGCCCAGCAGGGCCAGGTTCTCGATGGCGGCGAGGCCGTACAGGGCGGTGTCGTTGGAGCTGACCCAGGCGGCCTCGCTGCCGGCGACCAGGGTGAGCGGGCCGCTGAGCTTGTCCGTCTTCCAGGGGGAGGACTCGGTGTAGCCGTCGGAGTCGTAGAACTTGCGCCACGCGCGCGTGGCGAGTGATGCGTCGCCGGTCCGGACGGCGGCGTACGCGTCGAGCCGGGAGTGGCCCTGGAAGAGGATCAGGCTGCCGAAGTTCGATCCGTACCGTGCCGCCTGTTCGGTCTTGCTCGCGTTGAAGTAGCGGCAGTAGTCGTAGTAGGCCTCCTCGAATTCCGGCATGTCGACCAGGTCGATGAGTTCGGCGCAGAGTTCGCCCAGGCCGAACACCGCGGAGAGGTGCGAGACGGCGACGACGGGTTCGGGGGCGACGGCGAACTCCCCGGTGTCCAGGTCGTACAGGCCGCTGCCCTGGACGAAGCCGTTGGGCTGGGCGGCGATGCCCTTCATCGTGGACAGCACGCGCGCCTTGGCCTTCTCCCACTGCGGGCCCTTGCGCTCCCACTCGGTGAGCCAGGCGGAGACCAGTCCGCTCCAGTCGGTGCCGAAGCCGATGGACAGGGCGTGCCGGTCGGGGGTGTAGGGGTCGGTGCGCACCTTGCGGTTGGGGTCGAGGACGAGGAACGTCTCGTCGGAGTCGACGTTGGCGCGCATGAGGTCGCCGACGCGTTCGTCGGCGGTGAGGAAGTAGTAGTAACGGCGGTAGGTGGTGTTGGCGATGCGCTGCTGCTTGGCGCTGTCGGCGTAGTGCTGGACGCCGTGCCGGGTGCCGAGGCCGGCCCACTTGCCGAGGTGGTAGACGTCGACCTCGCCGGTGTGCCGGGTGAGTGCCTCCGCGAAGCGGAAGACGTCGGCGCGGCCGGAGCGCAGGTAGGCGAACCACAGCCACAGGTCGGGCGAGAGTTCGGAGTTGTCCCAGGCGTAGCCGCCGACGTCGTATCGCCACTGGTGGCGCACGGTGTCGTAGGTGTGCATGAAGTCGCCGTAGTCCCAGTAGCCGTACCAGCGGCGCATCTCGACCTGGTCCTTGTAGTAGGTGAAGAGGAAGTCGAGGTGGTCCTCGATCTTCGCCTTGGCGGGGGTGGAGCGGTCGGGTTCGGCGAACAGGCCCTTGCCGAAGACGCCCGCGCCGATGAGCTGCCGGGGCGGGGCGGCGAGCTGGGGCAGCACGCGGACTGCCTCGATCTGTGCGGCGAGTTCGTCGGCGGCGGGGGTGGAGGCGTTGGCCCAGAACATCAGTTCGGAGGTACGGGCGATCCCGTAGGGGGTGCCGAACCCGGGCTCGTAGTCCTCGTAGGTGATGTTGAGGCCCTCGAGCTGTTCGGCGTAGGTGTCCTGGCCCATGCCGTCGTGGTAGAAGCGCAGGTCCATGGGCTGGGCCTCGGGCGACCAGAGCCAGAGGGTGACCTCGGCCTCGTCGGTCCGGGCGCTGCGGATGTCGAGCTGGGCGGGGAACTTCTCCCAGAAGTCGCGCAGCCCGAAGGAGAGGCCGCCGCTCACACCGCCGACATAGCCGAAGCCGGAGGCGCGCCGGCCGCCGCCCGCGGTGATCCAGCCGTGGCCCTTCCCGGTGCGCTTGCGGACCTGGAAGCCGTCGGCGGAGAGCTGGGAGAGGGTGTAGTCGCCCCACTCGGGGATGTACTGGAGCCGGGTGGTGACCCGCTGGTCCCAGGTGGCCGGGTCGGGCAGCCTCTCCCCCGCGTACTGGGCGGCCTGGACGGCGGCGCCGGGGTCGCGGCGCAGTCCGGTGATGCCCTTGACGGCCTCGCGGAGCAGTCCGGTGCCCTCGCCGCCGAGTCGGATGTGCCGGTCGTACGCCTCGTCGCGCATCGGGACGGTGAAGCGGACGCCGAGGCCGCGGACGAAGTCGCCGCTCGCCCGGCCCGGTTCCTGTGTTCCGTCGTAGGTGATCGTGTGCACCATGCGGAAGGAGGCGGCGCCCGCGTAGAAGTAGAGGCGGACCGAGAACGGCAGCCAGGCGCGGTGGCCCCTGCGGTGCTTGCCGTCGAGGCGGACGACGGCGCGGACGGGGCCGTCCTGTTCGACGGTGGCGTCGGTGAGGTCGCTCTCGAAGCGCTCGCACCGCACCGTGCCCTGGTCGTCGTCCTCGATCTCGGGCTGGCGGAGCAGGACGAGGCGGCCGTTCCGCGCGATCTTGGTGGAGCCGCGTCTGACGGACGTGACCAGGGTGGAACCTGACTTTCCGATGCTCGCGGTGAGGACGCCGGTGGAGACGTCGATGGTGCCGCCCTTGGCATCGACGGTCACCTTCTTCTCGGGTGCGGCGGGCTTGCCGGCGGTGAGGGTGAGCTTGCCGGTGCCGGAGGAGACGGCGTGTGCCGTCCACTTCAGGGAGCCGTCCGGCCACTGGGCGAGCGGCCAGGTCTGGACGGGGACGGGCGTGCCGCCGGCGTCGGTGAGGGCGAAGGTCTGGTCCTCCTGGTACGCGCCCTTCGGCCAGGGCACGCCGACGGTGGAGCCGGGGGCGGCACCGAGGCCGCCGTCCTCTAGCCAGTCGAGGGTGACGGGGCCGGGCGCGGAGGTGTCGGCGGGGGCGGCGTCGGCTCCCGGACCGAGCGCCCAGCCGAACTGGGTGGCGGCACCGGCGACGGCGGCGGCCTTGAGGAGGGTCCTGCGGGGGATGGGGGCCATGCGCGGTCTGTCCTTTCCGGACGGGAGGGTGGGTGCGTGCGTGCGCAGCGAGGGATAGCCATGGGCATGACAGACAGGGGCGCGGCGCCCGGCGGCGCCCGCCCTGGTGGGCGCCCCGGGTCAGTGCGCGCGGTGCCGGCGTTCGACGGCGACGGCCGACGCGGTGACCGCGCCGAGGACCGGGACCGCCAGTGGGGGGACGGTCCAGGCGGAGCAGGCGACGAGGACCACTCCCCCGACGATCAGGAAGGACCCGGCCGGGTCCCGGACCGTGCGGCGGCCGGCAGCGGCGAACAGGACGCGCCACGAGGCGCCCGGCTCCCACACCGCCGCCGCGCGCAGCCCGGCGACGGCGGCGCCGATCAGCGCGCACAGGCCCGGCGCGCCGACGAGCGGCCCGCCGGGCAGTCCGGCCCGCACGGCCCGCACGTCCACCCACACGACGGCGAGCGCGGCCCAGCCGGCCAGTCCGACGGCCCAGCCGTGCCGGGCCGCGGTGCGGACGTCGGCGGCGAACTCCCGCAGGCCGCCCGCCTCGTGGGCGGTGCGGCGGCGCAGGTGCCGGGCGCCGGCGGCGAAGGCGGCGGGGTAGGTGACCAGCGGCAGCGCGGCCACCGCGATCCAGACGCCGGTGAGCAGGCACTCGGCGAAGACGGCGAACCGCTCGCCGAGCAGGGACTCCCGGCGGGCCGGCCGCCGTACGGCGGTGTCGTGGCCCGTACGGGCCGGGGTGCGCGTCCGTTCCATGGGTGCCGCCTCAGCCCTTCAGTCCGGAGGTCGCCATGCCGTCGATGAGGTACCGCTGGAAGGCGAGGAAGAACAGCAGCACCGGCAGCAGCGCGACCAGCGACATGGCGATCAGTCCGCCGTAGTTGGAGGCGATGCCGTCGGAGTCGCGGAACATCATCATCCCGAGGGAGACGGTGTACTTGCCGGGCTCGTTGAGATAGATCAGCGGGCCCATGAAGTCGTTCCAGGCGTTGATGAAGGTGAAGATCGCGCTGGTGATGAGCGCGGGCCGGCACAGCGGCAGCACGATCGACCAGTAGATGCGCAGATGCCCGCAGCCGTCGATGCGGGCGGCCTCGTCCAGCTCGCGCGGCAGGTTGCGCATGAACTGGACCATGAGGAAGACGAAGAACGCCTCCGTGGCCAGGTACTTGCCGAGCAGCAGCGGCACATAGGTGTTGATGAGCTGCGTCTTCTGGAACATCACGTACTGCGGGATGAGCAGTACGTGATACGGCAGCAGGAGGGTGCCGATCATCAGCGTGAAGAGGACGTTGCGGCCGGCGAAGCGGATCCTGGCGAAGGCGTAGGCGGTGAGCGAGCAGGAGACCAGGATGCCGACGACGGCACCGCCCGCGTAGAGGAGGGAGTTCTGGAAGAAGGTCCGGATGGGGATGTCGGCGATGCCGTCGGCCAGGCCGGTGAAGTTCGCGAGGACGGGGTGGGCCGGGAAGAGGCCGAGGCCGTTGAGGATGTCCTTGCCCGGCTTGAACGAGGCCCCGAGGAGCCAGACGACGGGGTAGAGGACGACGGCGAGGACGAGCAGCGCGCCGACGTGCCAGACGAGGGAGCCGGTGCGGCCGCGACGGGCGGGCCGGGGGCGCGTGGTGCGTACGGGGTCGGTGGCGGTGGCACTCATCGGGCGTCCTCCTCTTCCGGGTAGTGCACCCACTTCTTCTGCGACCAGAAGAGGACGGCGGTGACCAGCGCCACCGCGAGCAGCAGCATCCAGGCCATCGCGGAGGCGAAGCCCATCTGGGCGTTCTTGAAGCCCTGCTGGTACAGGTAGCAGGTGTAGACGAGCGTGGCGTCGGCCGGTCCGCACTGCGTGTTGGAGACGACGTAGGCGGAGCCGAAGATCTGGAAGGAGTGGATGGTCTCCAGCAGCACGTTGAAGAACAGCACCGGGGAGATCATCGGCAGGGTGATGTTCCAGAAGCGCCGGAAGGGTCCGGCGCCGTCCAGCGCGGCCGCCTCGTAGAGCGACTGCGGCACCTGTTTGAGGCCCGCCAGGAAGATCACCATGGGGGCGCCGAACTGCCAGACCGTCAGGGCGACCAGGCAGTACAGGATCCAGTCGGGGTTGCCGACCCAGCCGCCCGCGTGCACGCCGAACAGGGCGGCCATGCCGCGGTCCACGACGGAGTCGTCGGAGAAGAGCGAGCGCCAGACGAAGGCGACGGAGACGCTGGCGCCGATGAGCGAGGGGGCGTAGAAGGCGGCCCGGTAGAAGGCCTGGCCGCGCCGGCTCTGCGCGAGCAGCAGGGCGACACCGAGGGCGAGCAGCAGTTTGAGCGGGGTGCCGATGACCACGTACTTCGCCGTCACCTCGACCGACTTCTGCCAGCGGGGGTCGTCGAACATGCGGGTGAAGTTGTCGAACCCGATCCACCGCGGGCTGTTGAAGAGGTTGTAGTCGGTGAAAGCGAAGTAGAGCGAGGCGGCCATGGGCCCCGCGGTCAGCAGCAGAAAGCCGGCGATCCACGGGGACATGAAGAGGTACCCGGCGAGGTTCTCGCGCCGTCCTCGCCGCCTGCGGGCGGCGGGGGCCGCGGGGCGCGCCTCCCGGGTGTCGAGCGGTGAGTCCTTGAGGAGCGTCACGGTGTTCCCATCGGTTCCGTGCGGGTACGGTGCGGTGGGCCGGGGGCGGGCGCCCCGCCGGAGGGGGCGCGGGGCGCCGGTCGCCCTCAGGCCTGGAACGCGGCGGTCGCCTCGTCGAAGAGCTGCTTGACCGCGTCGGAGACCTTGGCCTTGCCCAGGCCCACGTCGTAGCCGATGCGCAGGAACGCGGCCTCGACGGTGTCCGCGCCCGAGGGGTGCGGGGTGATCGTGCCGAGGACGCCGGCCTTGGCCGTGTCCTCCTCGTACTGCGCGATCTCCTTGTTGATCGCGTCCGCCGGCTTGTACGCCCCGTACTGCTCGGTGCCGGCGAGGATGCCCCGGTCGTAGCCCATGATCTTGCCGACCTCAGGGTCGTGGACCATGAAGTCGATGAATTGGGCGACCTCCTTGGGGTGCTGGGTGCGCGCGGAGGCGCTCAGCATCAGGGAGGCCAGGTACTGGCCGGTGTGCTTGCCGTCGGTGGTGGGCAGCGGTGCCAGTCCGTACTCGCTGTCGCCCTCGGCGGTGTAGCGGACGGTGAAGTTGTCCCAGGTGAACTCGGAGGCCGCGTGGCCTGCGGACAGGGAGGACTGGGGCTTGTCCTGGGCGACGACCTTCGGGTCGGTGACGATGCCGGCCTTGACCCGGCTGTAGCCGTCCTGCCACCACTCCGTCAGGTCGGCCTTGTCGAAGCCGAGTCCGTCCTTGGTGAAGAACGCCCTGCCGTTCTGCCGGAGACAGAGGTCGTAGAGGTACATGACGGTGAAGTAGCCGGTGTCCCCGGCGACG
The DNA window shown above is from Streptomyces sp. NBC_00670 and carries:
- a CDS encoding exonuclease domain-containing protein; this encodes MAGWYEGPLAAFDTETTGVDVESDRIVSAAVVVQEASGARPRLRRWLVNPGVPVPAAATAVHGLGEEQLRRNGRWPAPVMREMADELQFLAAAGRPLVVLNAPFGLTLLDRELRRHRASSLDRWFAASAPLRVLDPRVLDKQLDRYRKGHRTLADLCAHYEVTVEGAHDAAADALAALEVVRALGRRFATRLERLSPAELHTLQGGWHAAQARGLQAWFARTGSEEWADPAWPLRRDLPAAA
- a CDS encoding DUF2207 domain-containing protein, giving the protein MSTVHGTRTTGRMRTPARRRRRFTWVKTFFLVLLLAGVVALFRATGNAERVTTLWVGAEVRTDGSMRVTEVIDYDFGSPDTTRHGIYRDIPDLSEDTAKVAVTMDGHRVPWEFDVGDYYQKPDGQRELAERIKVGDPDGSVTGLHRYRVQYTLTDVVKRGKIAWDAVGTGWQVDRANVDIHVVAPYRLTPTRCVHGSNGSEDPCTARATGPGGIDIALDRLTGHEGVTLYATNGAELTGGGPALPAAPSGAAVGTSAHGSFWLASLAFVLTLGLAIGTVLALKFLGRDRIVRESPDGTPGRVRRVSLERLAARLTPSSVPPEGITPAQGGILLAERVEKHHQVAWLFGLAADGHLTITGDPQRPWLIRRERTAPADDPLVDSLLDGIFGGRTAFMLGTRDQVFTSGWQRLSRELFDWQRTSDLWDGRTTRLAEVARTAGIVATPLGFVLAAVGAYLLGGRHSSGWYVLLPGLLAVGAGFALWLRSWELRSRSPRGSELWLRVEAFRRHLADPSARREPADPDDGHLAVHTAWAVALGMADEWQHIAEPQAATAGGSSRTSNFLPGYALGLITASSLSSAPPPSSSSSSGGGGGGGGFGGGSDVGGGDGGGGGGSW
- a CDS encoding SRPBCC family protein, which codes for MDWTRYRFRSLWPLPVPPGTAYEVLERVEDYPRWWPQVREVTRRDDTSGVLRIRSVLPYDLTFTAHAVRRDRAAGVLQTAMTGDIDGWARWTVTAEGAGTLARYDQVVEVHKALLRRFAVPGRPVFLANHRLMMRAGRRGLLAYLDGGRQAV
- a CDS encoding exo-rhamnogalacturonan lyase family protein — translated: MAPIPRRTLLKAAAVAGAATQFGWALGPGADAAPADTSAPGPVTLDWLEDGGLGAAPGSTVGVPWPKGAYQEDQTFALTDAGGTPVPVQTWPLAQWPDGSLKWTAHAVSSGTGKLTLTAGKPAAPEKKVTVDAKGGTIDVSTGVLTASIGKSGSTLVTSVRRGSTKIARNGRLVLLRQPEIEDDDQGTVRCERFESDLTDATVEQDGPVRAVVRLDGKHRRGHRAWLPFSVRLYFYAGAASFRMVHTITYDGTQEPGRASGDFVRGLGVRFTVPMRDEAYDRHIRLGGEGTGLLREAVKGITGLRRDPGAAVQAAQYAGERLPDPATWDQRVTTRLQYIPEWGDYTLSQLSADGFQVRKRTGKGHGWITAGGGRRASGFGYVGGVSGGLSFGLRDFWEKFPAQLDIRSARTDEAEVTLWLWSPEAQPMDLRFYHDGMGQDTYAEQLEGLNITYEDYEPGFGTPYGIARTSELMFWANASTPAADELAAQIEAVRVLPQLAAPPRQLIGAGVFGKGLFAEPDRSTPAKAKIEDHLDFLFTYYKDQVEMRRWYGYWDYGDFMHTYDTVRHQWRYDVGGYAWDNSELSPDLWLWFAYLRSGRADVFRFAEALTRHTGEVDVYHLGKWAGLGTRHGVQHYADSAKQQRIANTTYRRYYYFLTADERVGDLMRANVDSDETFLVLDPNRKVRTDPYTPDRHALSIGFGTDWSGLVSAWLTEWERKGPQWEKAKARVLSTMKGIAAQPNGFVQGSGLYDLDTGEFAVAPEPVVAVSHLSAVFGLGELCAELIDLVDMPEFEEAYYDYCRYFNASKTEQAARYGSNFGSLILFQGHSRLDAYAAVRTGDASLATRAWRKFYDSDGYTESSPWKTDKLSGPLTLVAGSEAAWVSSNDTALYGLAAIENLALLGDRMPS
- a CDS encoding carbohydrate ABC transporter permease, with product MSATATDPVRTTRPRPARRGRTGSLVWHVGALLVLAVVLYPVVWLLGASFKPGKDILNGLGLFPAHPVLANFTGLADGIADIPIRTFFQNSLLYAGGAVVGILVSCSLTAYAFARIRFAGRNVLFTLMIGTLLLPYHVLLIPQYVMFQKTQLINTYVPLLLGKYLATEAFFVFLMVQFMRNLPRELDEAARIDGCGHLRIYWSIVLPLCRPALITSAIFTFINAWNDFMGPLIYLNEPGKYTVSLGMMMFRDSDGIASNYGGLIAMSLVALLPVLLFFLAFQRYLIDGMATSGLKG
- a CDS encoding carbohydrate ABC transporter permease codes for the protein MTLLKDSPLDTREARPAAPAARRRRGRRENLAGYLFMSPWIAGFLLLTAGPMAASLYFAFTDYNLFNSPRWIGFDNFTRMFDDPRWQKSVEVTAKYVVIGTPLKLLLALGVALLLAQSRRGQAFYRAAFYAPSLIGASVSVAFVWRSLFSDDSVVDRGMAALFGVHAGGWVGNPDWILYCLVALTVWQFGAPMVIFLAGLKQVPQSLYEAAALDGAGPFRRFWNITLPMISPVLFFNVLLETIHSFQIFGSAYVVSNTQCGPADATLVYTCYLYQQGFKNAQMGFASAMAWMLLLAVALVTAVLFWSQKKWVHYPEEEDAR
- a CDS encoding ABC transporter substrate-binding protein — translated: MHEIGRVERRTVLKAAGASAAALGLGALAGCGGNSGSGDGTVTIRYSWWGAEERAKKINRTVALFEKKYPKIKVKTDFQDYEAFWEKFQTQASGGNPPDVFQNAVTFLRKYDKRSVLLDLKSQVDAGNLSLDNFREGVVQVGQVDGKQLAVPVGSNTMALVVDKKLFRKAGVEPETGWTWDAYFKALKTVHDRTGVAGDTGYFTVMYLYDLCLRQNGRAFFTKDGLGFDKADLTEWWQDGYSRVKAGIVTDPKVVAQDKPQSSLSAGHAASEFTWDNFTVRYTAEGDSEYGLAPLPTTDGKHTGQYLASLMLSASARTQHPKEVAQFIDFMVHDPEVGKIMGYDRGILAGTEQYGAYKPADAINKEIAQYEEDTAKAGVLGTITPHPSGADTVEAAFLRIGYDVGLGKAKVSDAVKQLFDEATAAFQA